DNA sequence from the Tachysurus fulvidraco isolate hzauxx_2018 chromosome 1, HZAU_PFXX_2.0, whole genome shotgun sequence genome:
ctctctctcagaaaACAAATAAGGTCTTCTAttctaaaacaacaacaaatatattacatataacatatacatatatggaaatatactggaaaatattatgcattattaaataatacattctcTTTGTGTAAGGGCTTATGCTACACCACTTTCTACCCACTGTCTAAAAACATGCAGTTGAGGAAAATTCAGCTCACTAAATTGTTCTTACAGTAGGTGTATTAGTGTAGTAACAGATGGAGCACATTGTGTGGTTCACACAATGCGGTCAGATGTCGCCATCTAGTGGATGTGcgtcgcaaaaaaaaaaaacagagttctgagatataaagtcacaattattattattattattattattattattattattattattattattattattattattattattgttgttgttggtgttgttgtcgttgtcgtcgtcgtcgtcgtcgtcgtcgtcgtcgtcgtcgtcatcatcatcattattattattattattattattattattattattattattattattattattattattatcagcattattattattattacttaaaaTGAGGGGGAAACAAGGttccatatttttttctttcctttgctgctgtaacatatAAATTTTAgcttatcttattttatctaGCTCATATTTGGATCTCTGCCTGTTTCTACTTTTCAGTTCTTTTTATTATGTttggatagtgtgtgtgtgtgtgtgtgtgtgtgtgtgggggggggggtcttagcggttagcacgtttgcctcacacctccagggttgggggttcgattcccacctccaccttgtgtgtgtggagtttgcatgttctccccgtgcctcgggggtttcctccgggtactccgatttcctcccctggtccaaagacatgcacggtaggttgattggcatgtctggaaagttgtccgtagtgtgtgtgtgtgagtgaatgagagtgtgtgtgtgccctgcgatgggttggcactccgtccagggtgtatcctgcctcgatacctgatgacgcctgagataggcacaggctccccgtgacccgagaagttcggataagcggtagaaaatgagtgagagagtggatTGACTGCTTGTGATTATTGTAATAAACTCCTCACATGAATTCTGATGCGACTTTACAGTGGATTCCTTTTAAAGACAAACACTTTTACCAATCATTTGTGCAACAGAAGGACGCAAACAATGAGGACTTAAAgtagtaattttttattttaaaattaaagtgaTGAATAACAATCTCAATAAACAGATGATTATTTTCAGTATCacaaaaacatatacaaataaaatgattgaATAATGTAAAAAGAACTAATTATGTCTGCTTACAAGATGTTTTCTGAAGTCTTATAGAAAGAGATTTAACATCATATACGTATTATGCGAATATACTAAATATAACAGATTAACAGTCCAAAATTAGAATTGACCTAGATAACTTAAAAGTTCAGATTTAGAGCTCAGACTTTATTTACTAATGGagtattattttcttctttcagcttgtGAAACACAACTCCATCTGGTTTTTTGCACCATTTCCCTGTGATTTTCTCTGTTGTCAAATAATCCTTCAGTTTCTGGTTGATCTGAAGAACAGAACAAAACTTTAATGACACAAATCGATAATATCTATTGTAATCTATTGTATGCTTTAGATATAAAATCAGGGAATAATCAAGCTACTGATTATAAATCAGttgacaaaatattttctctctacaATGATGCATTTAGTATAATTatgcacttttttaaattttatttcaatctctctcactcacactcacacacacacacacacacacacacacacacacacacacacacacacacacacacacacacacacacacacacacacacacacacaaagaaaggtTCTCGGGAGTGGGAGTGGCGTGTGGCGTAGAATAGAATGATGGACTGACGCTGGAATTTGACGGCGTGTTTCGGATTGGTTCTTCCGTCACAATGATCTTAGCCAATAAGAGAGTTGACGTATTGGTTATATAAGAGAGTGCAAAAAGAACATCGCTATTATTTCGGTGTTGTTCTTAGAACGTATCTGAACTACAAGATGAGCGGAAGAGGCAAAACCGGCGGTAAAACTAGGGCAAAGGCCAAGACTCGTTCATCCAGGGCCGGACTGCAGTTCCCCGTGGGTCGTGTGCACAGACTTCTGCGTAAAGGCAACTATGCCCAGCGCGTCGGTGCCGGCGCTCCGGTTTACTTGGCCGCCGTGCTCGAGTATCTGACTGCTGAGATCCTCGAGTTGGCTGGTAACGCCGCCCGTGACAACAAGAAGACCCGTATCATTCCTCGCCACCTGCAGCTCGCTGTGCGAAACGACGAGGAGTTGAACAAACTGCTCGGAGGAGTGACCATCGCTCAGGGAGGTGTACTGCCCAACATCCAGGCAGTGCTGCTGCCCAAGAAGACCGAGAAGGCCGTCAAGACCAAGTAAACTCGCTCACTGCTGCGTTTTTCACCACTCaaaaaggctcttttaagagccacccacttTTACTGAAAGTGCAATTTCATCCTAATTTTTATTAACTCTGAATGTGAAATTCCCCAAATACGcttaaaaatctaataataattggtCGTGTTTTAAAGATGGATAACcatcaataataacaataataataaaacctgctCTCTACAGGACCTCTAACACAAATGCTGCAACTACAGAGCTGTTAAAATCAAGGACTCCAGTAATCATATTTTCACCTTGCTGTCATCTGGTAAGCGCTTCCGTAGCCTGATAGCAAAAAGCGAGAGACAATCAGGCTCCTAAACTCAAAACCAGCCTCTTAACATCTTCATGCCTTCACTTAATATTCACTTTATCAGTAAGATATTCATCATTCACTACCTTACATTGTACATCCTTGTGtatcttaatatttaagacttcagtttactttcatgcacattattttccattctatatttaattctacagtatacattatattcttatatttttattgtttacttttatttcattatttcatagttatatttatgtacattttcATCTGTGTTGTAGTTTTAATAATTGCACTATCCATTTAGCACACctgactcacatttcactgctggttatatatgctctatataattgtgtatgtgacaaataaaaatcttgaatcttgtcTAAATGACCGAAAGAGACAGTAGGTTGCTGACCGAGAACAAAAGCGCTGTGCTACTGAGAGCGCCAATATTATAGGGACGGGCGGTTTGGGTTTCGAACTGTGTCCGTGACAGAGAACGATCCAATAGTCATCACGTGACGTAACGCGTTCTATCCAATGGCAGACGTGTGCTTTCAATACGCCCAATGAGAGCAGGGTGGCGTTAGGGCTTAAAAAGACAGCGTTTGCTAGCGCCgtttattgtgtttttcctCCGTGAAGTTCACAGCTCGACGCTATGGCAAGAACCAAGCAGACCGCCCGTAAGTCCACTGGTGGCAAAGCGCCCAGGAAGCAGCTCGCCACTAAGGCTGCACGCAAGAGCGCCCCGGCTACCGGCGGCGTGAAGAAGCCTCACCGTTACAGGCCCGGCACCGTGGCTCTGAGGGAGATCCGCCGTTATCAGAAGTCTACTGAGCTGCTTATCCGCAAGCTGCCCTTCTAGCGCCTGGTCAGAGAAATCGCTCAGGATTTCAAGACCGACTTGCGTTTCCAGAGCTCGGCCGTCATGGCCTTGCAGGAGGCTAGCGAGGCATACCTGGTCGGTCTGTTCGAGGACACCAACCTGTGCGCCATTCACGCCAAGCGAGTGACCATCATGCCTAAGGACATTCAGCTGGCCCGCCGTATTCGCGGGGAGCGCGCTTAAACCGCAATACTGTCTAATGTacacaaaggctcttttaagagccaccacaTTATCTCTGAAAAATGAGCAATTCTTTAAATCTTTGTCTGTTTAATATGTCTCATGCTTCAAAAGACAGGAGGTGTACTATGTTTGTGTGATTgacatgtatgtaaatgtgaatcTGCTTTAGAGAGATTATTTATAGACAGTGTGTTAGGAATATTGTGTTCAGGGATAAGAAGagtaactgaaaataaataaataaatacacatttatttgtatagtgcttttagcAATGgatgtttcaaagcagcttaaagTTATGAACACGAACATGAACACACCATAAAGTCATATagagattaatataaaacaaaaactcaaggttaatattagacttgcatttaaatatgttcgtatttattcccaatgaacaagcctgaggtgattgtggtgaggaaaatcacctttaggaagaaaccttgagaggaaccagacttaagggggaacctcatcctcgtgtgggtgacactggacgtgttattataaatatacagtctgacaatgttgtattgatgatgaGGATGCTGTCCTCAAAGATCATGTGTAGATCATGCCATCTTCTCTTAGTatatctgaatatttaatgaagcagagtccaactggagcctTACTgagtaaagaagaagaaggctgtgttataataataataataataataataataattattattattatctaatttgtaattaaatattaaaatataatcgCATGggtaaaaaagtgtttattctttaacatgttttgtatttaagcagaaagagagagaaaatgaccaGTGTTGATTATTATGAGCTAATTATGACCTCAGGTACAGAGCTCTAACAATTTGGTCCtttaagtagtagtagtagtgctGTTGCTGCcgatgttattattattattattattagtagtagtagtagtagtagtagtagtagtagtagtagtaaattgaaattaaaaaacaaacaaacaaacaaacaaaaaaaaatcaaaatggtTACAAATTGGTTTAAACaggttactattattattagttgtagtatttttttaacccagtgctatatttgcacatttttgaATATTGCTTCTACtatcaacaaaaacaacaacaagaaaactaatataaaaacaataaattacataatttaaacTTACTGCTACGAATAGTATTTGATCTTATATATTATTGGCCAAATTTCAAAATTgcaataatacatttacaatacaaataatacaaagtAGAttaggtccatatatatttggacacacgcacaatttttgtttagttttttaggTATTTAACAAAACATATTCAAGCTATAGTTGTACAGGAATAGTGGGCTGAAAGTGCAGTCTCTCAGCTTTACTTTGAGGGCATTTAAATCCACATTGGAGGAAGGGTTTAAGAATTACAGCTCTTGAGAGTAACGAGTCCCCTTTTTCcaaggaccaaaagtaattggacagtTAAATCAAAAGCTGTTTCTTGGACAGGTGTAGGTTATTccttcattatttcttcatctattAAGCAGGTAAACGGTCTGGAGTTGATTCTTAGTGTCATATTTGcacttggaatctgtttctGACAACCTACATCATGTGTTCAAAAAAGCTCTTCATGCAAGTCAAAACAGGCCATCATTAggcttcataaaaaaaacaaatccatcagAGATATAGCAGGAACATTAGCattgaaaaaaatgcaatgttGAACTCAGCAATATAAAAAGGCCTGGCCGTCCACGGAAAACAACAGTAGTAGATGAGTAAAGGCAGAAAGACCCATGAACAAACATCAACTGAAGACAGCTGCAGTTAAGGCCTGGCAAAGCATCAGAAAGGAGGAAACCCAGTCTCTGGTCATATCCATGGGCTCCAGATTTTACGCAGTCATTGGCTGCAATGGATTTTCaacagaatattaaaaatgaacattttatttatgattatattcatttgtcCAATTACGTTTGAGCCCCTAAAAATGGGGGAACTGTGCATGAAAATGCTTGTAGTTTCTGAAAATTTTGCTTGATATTTTTGTTAAACCCCGTGAATTAAAGTTGAACTTCTGCTCTTCAAATGCATGAAAAAGAATTCACGTCGTTCAGACGTTCAGccgaaaaaaaataaaataaaaataaatatacagtaaagtatatatatatatatatatatatatatatatatatatatatatatatatatatatatatatatatatatatatatatacaacatgTTTCAGTTATGTCTGTACATTCTGTacttttgatttcttttttcttttattgtttgt
Encoded proteins:
- the LOC125140761 gene encoding histone H2A-like, giving the protein MSGRGKTGGKTRAKAKTRSSRAGLQFPVGRVHRLLRKGNYAQRVGAGAPVYLAAVLEYLTAEILELAGNAARDNKKTRIIPRHLQLAVRNDEELNKLLGGVTIAQGGVLPNIQAVLLPKKTEKAVKTK